A window from Populus trichocarpa isolate Nisqually-1 chromosome 3, P.trichocarpa_v4.1, whole genome shotgun sequence encodes these proteins:
- the LOC7461959 gene encoding O-fucosyltransferase 36, with protein MERDSSDEEDDREHLIEQNDRKHHQNGVPPTSSPTRRRSTTFDVESRIRHRFNFNKRYSLFAAAIIFLPLFILFLSFSTDIRNLFSTHLKVGDSLSIRMRESELRALYLLKKQQLSLFSLWNSTGNSTLLEKDLNSVSFEDLKSALLKQISLNKEIQQVLLAPHESGNVSSSSSDLDFSNAGGFVQRCEKVDQRFADRKTIEWKPKPNKFLFALCLSGQMSNHLICLEKHMFFAALLNRVLVIPSSRFDYQYNRVLDIEHVNDCLGRKVVVTFEEFVEIMKNKPHIDRFFCYFSDPTPCYVDEEHVKKLKGLGVSMGKLESPWKEDIKKPSKLTVKDVEGKFVSDDNVIAVGDVFFADVEEEWIMQPGGPIAHKCKTLIEPTRIIMLTAQRFIQTFLGSNFIALHFRRHGFLKFCNAKKPSCFYPVPQAADCIARVVERANAPVVYLSTDAAESETGLLQSLVVVNGRTVPLVTRPSRNAAEKWDALLYRHGLQEDAQVEAMLDKTICAMSSVFIGASGSTFTEDIFRLRKGWESASSCDEYLCQGELPNYIAENE; from the exons ATGGAGAGAGATTCGTCAGACGAAGAGGACGATCGCGAGCACCTGATTGAACAAAACGATAGAAAACACCACCAGAACGGCGTCCCCCCCACCTCATCCCCAACACGCCGACGATCCACAACATTCGATGTCGAATCTCGGATACGACACCGTTTCAACTTCAACAAGAGGTACTCTCTGTTTGCTGCTGCTATAATATTCCTCCCTCTCTTCATcttattcctttctttctccACCGACATTCGGAATTTATTTTCGACCCATCTCAAGGTCGGGGATTCCCTTTCTATCCGAATGCGCGAATCCGAATTACGCGCTCTTTATCTGTTGAAAAAGCAGcagctctctctcttctctctctggAATTCCACTGGCAATTCCACATTGTTAGAAAAGGATCTCAATTCCGTTTCCTTTGAAGATTTGAAATCTGCATTGCtaaaacaaatttctttaaataaagaaatccaACAGGTTTTACTAGCCCCTCATGAGTCAGGGAATGTGTCGTCATCGTCATCAGATTTAGATTTTAGCAATGCCGGTGGTTTCGTCCAGAGATGTGAAAAAGTGGATCAGAGATTCGCTGACAGAAAAACAATAGAATGGAAACCGAAAcccaataaatttttattcgCGCTTTGTTTATCTGGGCAGATGAGTAAccatttgatttgtttagagAAACACATGTTTTTCGCTGCATTGTTGAATCGGGTCTTGGTTATCCCGAGCTCCAGGTTTGATTATCAGTATAATAGGGTTTTAGATATTGAGCATGTAAACGATTGTTTGGGGAGGAAGGTTGTTGTTACCTTCGAGGAGTTTGTGGAGATCATGAAGAATAAACCCCATATTGATAggttcttttgttatttttctgatCCTACTCCATGTTATGTTGATGAAGAACATGTCAAGAAGCTGAAGGGGTTGGGGGTTTCTATGGGGAAACTTGAGTCCCCATGGAAGGAGGATATTAAGAAGCCAAGCAAGCTTACTGTTAAGGATGTTGAGGGGAAGTTTGTGAGTGATGATAATGTTATTGCTGTGGGAGATGTGTTTTTTGCTGATGTGGAGGAAGAGTGGATTATGCAGCCAGGTGGTCCTATTGCTCATAAATGCAAGACTTTGATTGAACCAACTAGGATAATTATGCTTACTGCGCAGAGGTTTATTCAAACTTTCTTGGGGAGTAACTTCATTGCTCTCCATTTTCGGCGTCATGGATTTTTGAAGTTCTG CAATGCCAAGAAGCCAAGTTGCTTTTATCCTGTTCCCCAAGCGGCAGATTGCATTGCTCGGGTGGTTGAAAGGGCCAATGCACCTGTGGTATATCTCTCCACAGATGCGGCAGAAAGTGAAACTGGTTTGCTGCAGTCACTAGTTGTGGTGAATGGAAGGACTGTTCCACTTGTTACACGTCCTTCTCGTAATGCAGCTGAAAAGTGGGATGCTTTGTTATACAGACATGGCCTCCAGGAAGATGCTCAG GTGGAAGCTATGCTGGATAAGACAATCTGTGCTATGTCCAGTGTGTTCATTGGAGCCTCTGGATCCACTTTCACTGAGGACATCTTTAGGCTGCGGAAGGGTTGGGAATCAGCATCTTCATGCGATGAGTACCTCTGCCAAGGTGAATTACCTAATTACATTGCAGAAAATGAATGA
- the LOC7461960 gene encoding protein STRUBBELIG-RECEPTOR FAMILY 6 → MMENWRGVVLLVSLLIVCIFGCVNGATDPNDASALRVMYISLQSPGQLTQWSANGDDPCGQNWKGIICSGSRVTEIKLPSLGLPGSLGYQLTSLTAVTNLDMSYNNLAGNIPDQLPPNLQQLNLANNQFSGGIPYSISQLPSLKYLNLGHNQLQNQLGDVFGQLPSLSTLDLSFNSLTGDLPQSFSSLSSMTSMYLQNNQFTGSINVLASLPLENLNVGNNRFTGWIPSQLNSINLQKDGNNWNSGPAPPPPPGTPPTPKGPSHKSGGNASPSGSGAGGGSKKSGLGGGGIAGIIISIFVVGGIVAFFLVKRRSRRSSLDLEMLDNQPFAPLSSTNDIQEMKSMQNSSMVNTKTFDTPASTNLRPPPIDRHKSFDEEEFSPKPVVVKKPVAAPVNVTSYSVADLQMATGSFSVDHLLGEGSFGRVYRAEFDDGKVAVKKLDSGILPSHMSDDFMEMVSSISLLHHPNVTELVGYCSEHGQHLLVYEFHKNGSLHDFLHLSDEYSKPLIWNSRVKIALGTARALEYLHEVCSPSIIHKNIKSANILLDTELNPHLSDAGLASSLHNADQVLNYNAGSGYSAPEVAMSGHYTLKSDVYSFGAVMLELLTGRKPFDSSRPRSEQSLVRWATPQLHDIDSLSKMVDPELKGLYPVKSLSRFADVIALCVQPEPEFRPPMSEVVQALVRLVQRANMSKRTIGNEQGETPRADNPDTQDYMS, encoded by the exons ATGATGGAGAATTGGAGAGGAGTTGTGCTGCTAGTGTCACTCCTCATAGTCTGCATTTTCGGATGCGTCAATGGTGCAACAGATCCAAATGATG CCTCTGCTCTAAGGGTCATGTACATCAGTTTACAGTCACCAGGGCAGCTGACACAATGGAGCGCAAATGGTGATGATCCATGTGGGCAAAACTGGAAAGGCATTATTTGCTCAGGCTCACGAGTTACAGAAAT tAAATTACCCAGTCTTGGACTTCCTGGGTCATTGGGATACCAGCTCACCAGTTTGACAGCAGTAACAAACCT GGACATGAGTTATAATAATCTTGCAGGCAACATACCTGATCAACTTCCTCCAAACTTGCAGCAATT AAATCTTGCTAATAATCAATTTAGCGGAGGAATCCCGTATTCCATTTCTCAATTGCCTTCTCTTAAATACTT AAATCTTGGTCACAATCAGCTTCAGAATCAGTTGGGAGATGTGTTCGGACAacttccttctctctctacaTT GGATTTGTCATTCAACTCCCTGACAGGTGATCTACCTCAGAGTTTTAGCTCACTTTCAAGTATGACATCAAT GTATTTGCAAAACAACCAATTTACTGGCTCTATCAATGTCCTTGCAAGTCTTCCTCTTGAAAATCT GAATGTTGGAAATAATCGTTTTACAGGTTGGATCCCTAGCCAGTTAAACAGCATTAATCTACA GAAGGACGGTAACAATTGGAACTCAGGACCTGCACCCCCTCCTCCACCTGGCACACCTCCAACCCCCAAAGGCCCGAGCCATAAATCTGGTGGCAATGCCAGCCCATCAGGCAGTGGTGCTGGTGGTGGCAGCAAGAAATCAGGACTAGGGGGTGGTGGCATAGCAGGAATAATCATATCCATATTTGTTGTTGGGGGGATAGTAGCATTCTTTTTGGTGAAGAGAAGATCCAGGAGGTCCTCCTTAGATCTAGAAATGCTTGATAATCAGCCATTTGCTCCTCTTTCTTCAACAAATGATATACAAG AAATGAAGTCTATGCAAAATTCTTCCATGGTAAATACAAAGACATTTGACACCCCAGCCTCAACAAATCTTAGACCTCCACCTATTGATCGTCACAAGTCATTTGACGAGGAGGAATTTTCACCAAAGCCCGTTGTTGTCAAGAAACCTGTTGCTGCTCCTGTAAACGTGACATCATACTCAGTAGCAGACCTGCAGATGGCTACTGGCAGCTTCAGTGTTGACCATCTTCTTGGTGAGGGGTCTTTTGGACGTGTTTATCGAGCTGAGTTTGATGATGGGAAG GTTGCTGTGAAGAAACTAGATTCAGGCATTCTGCCCAGCCATATGTCTGATGATTTTATGGAGATGGTTTCAAGCATTTCCTTGTTGCATCATCCAAACGTGACAGAACTAGTGGGTTATTGTTCAGAGCATGGACAGCATCTGCTGGTCTATGAGTTCCATAAAAATGGCTCACTGCATGACTTCTTGCATCTATCAGATGAGTACAGCAAACCTTTGATATGGAATTCCCGTGTCAAGATAGCTCTGGGGACTGCTCGGGCATTGGA GTACCTGCATGAAGTTTGTTCGCCATCTATTATTCATAAGAATATCAAGTCAGCGAATATATTATTGGACACAGAGCTCAATCCACATCTCTCAGATGCTGGCCTGGCAAGCAGTCTCCATAATGCAGACCAG GTTTTGAACTATAATGCAGGTTCTGGATACAGTGCACCTGAGGTAGCTATGTCCGGTCATTATACTCTAAAGAGTGATGTTTACAGTTTTGGTGCGGTCATGTTGGAGCTTCTAACTGGACGTAAACCATTTGACAG CTCAAGGCCTAGATCTGAGCAATCTTTGGTTCGCTGGGCAACTCCTCAGCTCCATGACATTGATTCCTTATCCAAAATGGTTGATCCAGAACTCAAAGGGCTCTACCCTGTCAAATCTCTTTCCCGGTTTGCTGATGTTATTGCTCTGTGTGTCCAG CCTGAGCCAGAGTTTCGACCTCCTATGTCAGAAGTGGTTCAAGCATTGGTTCGTTTAGTGCAGAGAGCTAACATGAGCAAGAGAACTATCGGAAACGAACAAGGAGAAACACCAAGAGCTGACAACCCAGATACACAAGACTATATGTCTTGA